The DNA sequence TCAATCATGGCACTTTCGGCAATCGGCTCATAGAAGCTTGGCCAGCCGCAGCCGGAATCGAACTTGGCCCTGGAGTCGAACAACGCCGCATTACAACATACGCAGTGATAGACCCCGTCGGTCCTGGTGCTGTTGTACTTGCCGGTGAACGGCCCTTCGGTGGCCTTCAGGCGACAGACGTTGTACTGCTCTGGGTCGAGCATCGCGCGCCATTCTTCAAGGGTTTTCTCAAGCTTTTCCATGGGTAGGCCTCGGCAACTGAAAAAGCCCGATCCGTATCTTTTCCGCAGATCGGGCGGCACGTATGATTGCGCCTCATCAGACGTCAGTCTGGCACCCGCGTTACTCGCATTTCAAACTGATTTTCACAGCGCAAAGCGCGGCGATCTTTTCTAATCGGGATCACATCATGCAGTTCAGCAAATCGAACAAGCTCGCCAATGTCTGCTATGACATCCGCGGCCCGGTGCTCAAGCACGCCAAACGCCTGGAAGAGGAAGGCCATCGCATCCTCAAGCTGAACATCGGCAACCCTGCGCCATTTGGCTTCGAAGCGCCGGACGAAATCCTCCAGGACGTGATCCGCAACCTGCCGACGGCGCAGGGCTACAGTGACTCCAAGGGCCTGTTCAGCGCCCGCAAGGCGGTCATGCAGTACTACCAGCAGAAGCAGGTCGAAGGTGTCGGCATCGAAGACATCTACCTGGGCAACGGTGTATCCGAGCTGATCGTGATGTCGATGCAGGCCCTGCTCAACAACGGCGACGAAGTCCTGATCCCGGCGCCCGACTACCCCCTGTGGACCGCCGCGGTGACCCTGGCCGGCGGTAACCCGGTGCACTACCTGTGCGACGAGCAAGCCAACTGGTGGCCGGACCTGAACGATATCAAGTCCAAGATCACCCCGAACACCAAGGCCATGGTCATCATCAACCCGAACAACCCGACGGGCGCGGTGTATTCCAGGGAAGTGTTGCTGGGCATGCTTGAACTGGCCCGCCAGCACAACCTGGTGGTGTTCTCCGACGAGATCTACGACAAGATCCTCTACGACGACGCCGTCCACGTCTGCACCGCCTCGCTGGCGCCGGACCTGCTGTGCCTGACCTTCAACGGTTTGTCCAAATCCTACCGCGTGGCCGGTTTCCGTTCCGGCTGGGTGGCGATTTCCGGGCCCAAGCACAACGCCCAGAGCTACATCGAAGGCATCGATATGCTCGCCAACATGCGCCTGTGTGCCAACGTGCCCAGCCAGCACGCGATCCAGACCGCACTGGGCGGCTACCAGAGCATCAACGACCTGGTCCTGCCGGCAGGCCGCCTGCTGGAGCAGCGCAACCGGACCTGGGAACTGCTCAATGATATTCCAGGTGTCAGCTGCGTGAAACCCATGGGTGCACTCTATGCCTTCCCACGGATCGACCCGAAAGTCTGCCCGATCCACAATGACGAGAAATTCGTCCTGGACCTGCTGCTTTCGGAAAAACTGCTGGTCGTGCAAGGCACCGCCTTCAACTGGCCATGGCCGGATCACTTCCGCGTCGTCACCCTGCCACGGGTAGACGATCTGGACCAGGCTATCGGCCGGATCGGAAATTTCCTCAAGTCGTATCGCCAATAAGCGAAGAACACGACAGAACCTGGGCGCGCCACCTCGAAACGCGCTCAGGCCCGGCCTGCGGACCGCTCCAGCCTGCTGGCAGCCGGCCACTTCGTGCCTGCGCGCAACCCGAGTGCGTCTAGAATCGAAGTGGCGACACAGTTTGAAATAGTCCCTCGGTTGAATAGCGGGGGGCGGCACCTTATATACCCCGCATACGCTACATATTTACACGTCAGGAGAACGTTAAAACCATGATGCGCATCTTGCTGTTCCTGGCCACCAACCTTGCGGTCGTGCTGATTGCCAGCATTACCTTGAGCCTGTTTGGCTTCAATGG is a window from the Pseudomonas sp. LS1212 genome containing:
- the msrB gene encoding peptide-methionine (R)-S-oxide reductase MsrB; amino-acid sequence: MEKLEKTLEEWRAMLDPEQYNVCRLKATEGPFTGKYNSTRTDGVYHCVCCNAALFDSRAKFDSGCGWPSFYEPIAESAMIEIRDTTHGMIRTEVTCSMCDAHLGHVFPDGPPPTGLRYCINSVCLDLQPRS
- a CDS encoding pyridoxal phosphate-dependent aminotransferase, whose product is MQFSKSNKLANVCYDIRGPVLKHAKRLEEEGHRILKLNIGNPAPFGFEAPDEILQDVIRNLPTAQGYSDSKGLFSARKAVMQYYQQKQVEGVGIEDIYLGNGVSELIVMSMQALLNNGDEVLIPAPDYPLWTAAVTLAGGNPVHYLCDEQANWWPDLNDIKSKITPNTKAMVIINPNNPTGAVYSREVLLGMLELARQHNLVVFSDEIYDKILYDDAVHVCTASLAPDLLCLTFNGLSKSYRVAGFRSGWVAISGPKHNAQSYIEGIDMLANMRLCANVPSQHAIQTALGGYQSINDLVLPAGRLLEQRNRTWELLNDIPGVSCVKPMGALYAFPRIDPKVCPIHNDEKFVLDLLLSEKLLVVQGTAFNWPWPDHFRVVTLPRVDDLDQAIGRIGNFLKSYRQ